A window of Lysobacter terrestris contains these coding sequences:
- the rlmE gene encoding 23S rRNA (uridine(2552)-2'-O)-methyltransferase RlmE, which yields MATRSKSSQRWLKEHFSDPFVKKAQAEGLRSRAAYKLEELVERDRLLKPGMVVVDLGAAPGGWSQWVRQTLNDKGRVIALDILDMPGLAGVEFIHGDFREDTVLAQLEATLDGQLVDLVLSDMAPNMSGVDAVDLPRAMHLAELAMDFADHHLRVGGTFLIKLFQGVGFDDYVRELRRRYAKVVIRKPAASRKRSPEVYALAQGKLAQMK from the coding sequence GTGGCCACCCGCAGCAAAAGCAGTCAACGCTGGCTCAAGGAACATTTTTCCGATCCGTTCGTGAAGAAGGCGCAGGCCGAAGGTCTGCGTTCGCGGGCCGCCTACAAGCTCGAGGAGCTGGTCGAGCGCGACCGCCTGCTCAAGCCGGGCATGGTCGTCGTCGACCTCGGCGCCGCCCCGGGCGGCTGGTCGCAATGGGTTCGCCAGACCCTGAACGACAAGGGCCGGGTGATCGCCCTGGACATCCTCGACATGCCCGGCCTGGCCGGGGTCGAGTTCATCCACGGCGATTTCCGCGAAGACACCGTCCTGGCCCAGCTCGAAGCGACGCTGGATGGCCAACTTGTGGACCTTGTCCTGTCCGACATGGCCCCCAATATGAGTGGCGTGGACGCGGTGGACCTGCCGCGGGCGATGCATCTGGCGGAACTGGCGATGGACTTTGCCGACCACCACCTGCGCGTCGGGGGCACGTTCCTGATCAAGCTGTTCCAGGGCGTCGGCTTCGACGATTACGTGCGCGAACTGCGCCGTCGTTACGCCAAGGTCGTGATCCGCAAGCCTGCGGCCTCGCGCAAGCGATCGCCGGAGGTCTATGCGCTGGCGCAGGGAAAGCTGGCGCAGATGAAGTGA
- the yhbY gene encoding ribosome assembly RNA-binding protein YhbY has translation MTTVLTAAQTRFLRGQAHDLRAMLQVGGKGVTEALVAEIDLALEHHELIKVKVAAEDRDARDAMIEQIAERLGAALVQRIGHTAVLYRASKDKRQIVLPRA, from the coding sequence ATGACGACCGTCCTGACCGCCGCCCAGACCCGTTTCCTGCGTGGCCAGGCGCATGATCTCCGGGCGATGCTGCAGGTGGGCGGCAAGGGCGTGACCGAGGCGCTGGTCGCCGAGATCGACCTGGCCCTCGAACACCACGAGCTGATCAAGGTGAAGGTCGCCGCCGAGGACCGCGACGCCCGCGACGCGATGATCGAGCAGATCGCCGAGCGCCTGGGCGCCGCGCTGGTCCAGCGCATCGGCCACACGGCCGTGCTGTACCGGGCCAGCAAGGACAAGCGGCAGATCGTGTTGCCGCGGGCGTGA
- the ispF gene encoding 2-C-methyl-D-erythritol 2,4-cyclodiphosphate synthase: protein MNIRIGQGFDVHAFGDGDHVVLGGVRIAHDRGVLAHSDGDVVIHALCDAMLGALALGDIGQHFPPSDPQWKGADSRAFLRRCNELIGERGWRVGNADVTVVCERPKVGPHAPAMRGLLAGDLGIDIDAVSIKATTSEKLGFTGRGEGIAAQAVVLLVGR, encoded by the coding sequence ATGAACATCCGCATCGGCCAGGGTTTCGACGTCCACGCCTTCGGCGACGGCGACCATGTCGTCCTCGGCGGCGTGCGCATCGCCCACGACCGCGGCGTGCTCGCGCATTCCGACGGCGACGTGGTGATCCACGCCCTGTGCGACGCCATGCTCGGCGCGCTCGCGCTCGGCGACATCGGCCAGCACTTCCCGCCCAGCGACCCGCAGTGGAAGGGCGCCGACAGCCGCGCCTTCCTGCGCCGCTGCAACGAACTGATCGGCGAACGCGGCTGGCGCGTCGGCAACGCCGACGTGACGGTGGTGTGCGAGCGGCCCAAGGTCGGCCCGCATGCGCCGGCCATGCGCGGGCTGCTCGCCGGCGACCTCGGCATCGATATCGATGCGGTCAGCATCAAGGCGACCACGAGCGAGAAACTCGGCTTCACCGGCCGCGGCGAAGGCATCGCGGCCCAGGCCGTGGTGCTGCTGGTCGGCCGTTGA
- a CDS encoding Smr/MutS family protein, with the protein MMSDEDDDADLFRSAVGPVRRLRDAAPPPSAPKPKPRARMAERDEAAAREEFRHALDATLAEAGDVLSYRRDALPPRTLQRLKRGEIAVQDELDLHGADVRAAEALVRAFLAHAREHDAGCVRIIHGKGLHGGSAPFTGRDMPILKNLVDRLLRQRADVLAFHSAPPAQGGTGAVLVLLAPRRLRPA; encoded by the coding sequence ATGATGTCCGACGAAGACGACGACGCCGACCTGTTCCGCTCCGCCGTGGGGCCGGTGCGGCGCCTGCGCGATGCCGCGCCCCCGCCGTCGGCACCGAAGCCGAAGCCGCGCGCGCGCATGGCCGAGCGGGACGAGGCGGCCGCGCGCGAGGAATTCCGCCACGCGCTCGATGCGACGCTCGCCGAGGCCGGCGACGTGCTGTCCTATCGCCGCGACGCGCTGCCGCCGCGCACGCTGCAGCGATTGAAGCGCGGCGAGATCGCGGTCCAGGACGAACTCGACCTGCACGGCGCCGACGTCCGCGCGGCGGAGGCACTGGTGCGCGCCTTCCTCGCCCACGCGCGCGAACACGACGCGGGCTGCGTCCGGATCATCCACGGCAAGGGCTTGCATGGCGGCTCGGCCCCGTTCACGGGCCGCGACATGCCGATTCTCAAGAACCTGGTGGATCGCCTGCTGCGGCAACGCGCAGACGTCCTGGCGTTCCACTCCGCGCCGCCCGCGCAGGGCGGCACCGGAGCAGTACTGGTGCTGCTGGCGCCGCGCCGGCTTCGCCCTGCCTGA
- a CDS encoding Mth938-like domain-containing protein, with protein sequence MQLNLEHPDHEFLLRGADGTVAVVNERRLTASFILAPDRLIEGWAASDPRALGAPDMEPLLALKPEVILLGTGATQVFPPAAAMAACLGRGVGLEVMNNAAAARTFNVLASEGRRVVAGFILEPGI encoded by the coding sequence ATGCAGCTGAACCTCGAACACCCCGACCACGAATTCCTGCTGCGCGGCGCCGACGGCACCGTGGCGGTCGTCAACGAGCGCCGGCTGACGGCGAGTTTCATCCTCGCGCCGGACCGCCTCATCGAGGGCTGGGCCGCCAGCGATCCCCGCGCGCTCGGCGCCCCGGACATGGAACCGCTGCTGGCGCTCAAGCCCGAAGTCATCCTGCTCGGCACCGGCGCGACGCAGGTGTTCCCGCCCGCGGCCGCGATGGCGGCATGCCTGGGCCGGGGCGTCGGCCTGGAAGTGATGAACAACGCCGCCGCGGCGCGCACCTTCAATGTGCTCGCCAGTGAAGGCCGACGCGTGGTGGCCGGATTCATCCTAGAACCTGGGATTTGA
- the eno gene encoding phosphopyruvate hydratase — MTTIAKVHAREILDSRGNPTLEAEVTLADGSFGRAAVPSGASTGTKEAVELRDGDKTRYLGKGVRKAVENVNTTIASAITGLDAADQTAVDRRLIDLDGTENKGRLGANALLGVSMANAHAVAASKKMPLWQYLAGGRQAVLPVPMMNIINGGAHADNNVDMQEFMILPVGVGSFSEALRAGTEVFHALKSVLKGRGLSTSVGDEGGFAPDLRSNEEALETILEAIGKAGYKAGEDILLGLDVASSEFFENGKYNLTGEGKRLTSEQFVDFMADWCAKYPIVTIEDGMSEHDWAGWKLLTDRIGNKVQLVGDDLFVTNPKIFKEGIGQGVANAILIKVNQIGTLTETLEAIAMADANRYAAIVSHRSGETEDTTIADISVATTATQIKTGSLCRSDRVAKYNQLLRIEEALGAAAKYAGRDAFVSLKR, encoded by the coding sequence ATGACCACGATCGCCAAAGTCCACGCCCGCGAAATCCTCGACAGCCGCGGCAATCCCACCCTCGAAGCCGAAGTCACCCTGGCCGACGGCAGCTTCGGCCGCGCCGCGGTGCCCTCGGGCGCGTCGACCGGCACCAAGGAAGCCGTCGAACTGCGCGACGGCGACAAGACCCGCTACCTGGGCAAGGGCGTGCGCAAGGCGGTGGAGAACGTCAACACCACGATCGCCTCCGCGATCACCGGTCTCGACGCCGCCGACCAGACCGCGGTCGACCGGCGCCTGATCGACCTCGATGGCACCGAGAACAAGGGCCGCCTGGGCGCCAATGCGCTGCTCGGCGTTTCGATGGCGAACGCGCACGCGGTGGCCGCGTCGAAGAAGATGCCGCTGTGGCAGTACCTCGCGGGCGGCCGCCAGGCCGTGCTGCCGGTGCCGATGATGAACATCATCAACGGCGGTGCGCACGCCGACAACAATGTCGACATGCAGGAATTCATGATCCTGCCGGTGGGCGTGGGCAGCTTCAGCGAAGCGCTGCGCGCCGGAACCGAGGTGTTCCACGCGCTGAAGTCGGTGCTGAAGGGTCGCGGCCTGAGCACGTCGGTCGGCGACGAGGGCGGCTTCGCCCCCGACCTGCGTTCGAACGAGGAGGCGCTGGAAACCATCCTTGAGGCGATCGGCAAGGCCGGCTACAAGGCCGGCGAAGACATCCTGCTCGGCCTCGACGTGGCCTCGAGCGAGTTCTTCGAGAACGGCAAGTACAACCTCACCGGCGAAGGCAAGCGCCTGACCAGCGAGCAGTTCGTCGACTTCATGGCCGACTGGTGCGCGAAGTACCCGATCGTCACGATCGAGGACGGCATGTCCGAGCACGACTGGGCCGGCTGGAAGCTGCTGACCGACCGCATCGGCAACAAGGTGCAGCTGGTCGGCGACGACCTGTTCGTCACCAACCCGAAGATCTTCAAGGAAGGCATCGGCCAGGGCGTCGCCAACGCGATCCTGATCAAGGTCAACCAGATCGGCACGCTGACCGAAACGCTGGAAGCCATCGCGATGGCCGACGCGAACCGCTACGCGGCGATCGTCTCGCATCGTTCGGGCGAAACCGAGGACACCACCATTGCCGACATCTCCGTTGCCACCACGGCGACGCAGATCAAGACCGGTTCGCTGTGTCGCAGCGACCGCGTGGCCAAGTACAACCAGCTGCTGCGCATCGAGGAAGCCCTCGGCGCCGCGGCGAAGTACGCCGGCCGCGACGCGTTCGTCTCGCTGAAGCGCTGA
- a CDS encoding YqaA family protein has protein sequence MKIFGPLYERTLGWARHRHAPAYLTILSFFEAIIFPIMPEVMLAPMCVGQPRRGFWFATLSLAGSMAGALVGYALGHYAFEAVKPLFATLGMLDAIESGIAVVQAKMAQSPWAVFTFLVLGGFMPIPMKVFTWASGIVGVPMPQYLLSMLIGRGKRVYLLAAVIRVGGPRAEAALRRYIEPVGWFATALLAILVAWVVWRARQGV, from the coding sequence TTGAAGATCTTTGGACCGCTCTACGAACGCACCCTGGGTTGGGCGCGCCACCGCCACGCACCGGCGTATCTCACGATCCTGAGCTTCTTCGAAGCGATCATCTTCCCGATCATGCCGGAAGTGATGCTCGCGCCGATGTGCGTGGGCCAGCCGCGGCGCGGGTTCTGGTTCGCCACGCTGAGCCTGGCCGGCTCCATGGCGGGCGCGCTGGTCGGCTATGCGCTCGGGCATTACGCCTTCGAAGCGGTGAAGCCGCTGTTCGCCACGCTGGGCATGCTGGATGCCATCGAATCGGGCATCGCCGTGGTGCAGGCGAAGATGGCCCAGTCGCCGTGGGCGGTCTTCACCTTCCTGGTGCTGGGCGGGTTCATGCCGATTCCGATGAAGGTGTTCACGTGGGCCTCGGGAATCGTCGGCGTGCCCATGCCGCAATACCTGCTGAGCATGCTGATCGGGCGCGGCAAGCGCGTGTACCTGCTGGCGGCGGTGATCCGCGTCGGCGGCCCGCGCGCGGAAGCAGCGCTGCGCCGCTACATCGAACCGGTCGGCTGGTTCGCGACCGCGCTGCTGGCGATCCTAGTCGCCTGGGTGGTCTGGAGGGCCCGACAGGGCGTATGA
- a CDS encoding peptidoglycan DD-metalloendopeptidase family protein, with translation MSNRNRIALLSVALFALTSCTSTVVRRTGTTAPAPRVSTPKPGETARVQRGDTLYGIAFRNGIDVRDLAAWNGISAPYTIYPGQSLRLYPRAATVSRPASTASRPATTTSRTEAAGTPARTPGATTAAPPKPVVTTPAVVAPVAPPTSNIRWRWPADGTLLNRFVAGEPTKQGIDITGDAGTPVNAAADGVVVYSGSGLVGYGELVIIKHDDAWLSAYGHNRARMVNEGAIVKAGQQIAVMGRTGAPRDMLHFEIRYNGKPVDPLVHLPKR, from the coding sequence ATGAGCAACCGTAATCGCATCGCGCTGCTTTCCGTCGCGCTGTTCGCGTTGACTTCCTGCACCAGCACGGTGGTGCGCCGCACCGGCACGACCGCGCCAGCGCCGCGCGTGTCCACGCCCAAGCCCGGCGAAACCGCCAGGGTGCAGCGCGGCGACACGCTCTACGGCATCGCGTTCCGCAACGGCATCGACGTGCGCGACCTGGCGGCGTGGAACGGCATCAGTGCGCCGTACACGATCTATCCCGGCCAGAGCCTGCGCCTGTATCCGCGCGCGGCTACGGTCAGCCGCCCTGCATCGACGGCTTCGCGTCCGGCGACGACCACTTCACGTACGGAAGCCGCCGGCACGCCTGCGCGCACACCCGGCGCGACCACGGCTGCGCCGCCGAAGCCGGTGGTGACGACGCCGGCCGTCGTGGCGCCCGTCGCGCCGCCTACCAGCAACATCCGCTGGCGCTGGCCGGCGGACGGCACGCTGCTCAACCGCTTCGTCGCGGGCGAGCCGACCAAGCAGGGCATCGACATCACCGGCGACGCCGGCACGCCGGTGAACGCGGCGGCCGATGGCGTGGTGGTGTATTCCGGTTCGGGCCTGGTCGGTTACGGCGAGCTGGTGATCATCAAGCACGACGACGCGTGGCTGTCGGCCTACGGCCACAACCGCGCGCGCATGGTCAACGAAGGCGCGATCGTGAAGGCCGGCCAGCAGATCGCGGTGATGGGGCGCACGGGCGCACCGCGCGACATGCTGCACTTCGAGATCCGTTACAACGGCAAACCGGTGGACCCGCTGGTGCATCTGCCCAAGCGCTGA
- the ftsB gene encoding cell division protein FtsB, whose product MSRLLLVALLALLGLLQYRLWWGEGGRRSVAALQQQVEQQTHENAGLTQRNAALAAEVEDLKSGEAAVEERARSELGMIKPGETFYRVVEPQQAAGTEAEAPADGEGNP is encoded by the coding sequence ATGAGCCGGTTGCTGCTGGTGGCGCTGCTCGCGCTGCTCGGGCTCCTGCAGTACCGCCTGTGGTGGGGCGAGGGTGGCCGCCGTTCGGTGGCCGCCCTGCAGCAGCAGGTCGAGCAACAGACGCACGAGAATGCCGGTCTGACCCAGCGCAATGCGGCGTTGGCGGCGGAGGTCGAGGACCTCAAGTCGGGCGAAGCCGCAGTCGAAGAGCGCGCGCGCAGCGAGCTGGGCATGATCAAGCCGGGCGAGACGTTCTATCGCGTGGTCGAGCCGCAGCAAGCGGCCGGCACCGAAGCCGAGGCTCCTGCCGACGGCGAAGGAAACCCCTGA
- the truD gene encoding tRNA pseudouridine(13) synthase TruD — translation MNANDSLPRAHGETVLRARMRVSPEDFFVEELPSFAPSGSGEHLLLTVEKRGMNTVFAAKRIAQWARVPEMGVSHAGLKDRHAVTRQRFSVHLPKKIAPDLAALESPDLRVLEHAWHSRKLPRGALAGNRFVLALRDVDGDRDAIEQRLQAIERDGVPNYFGEQRFGRAGDNVAQALAMFGGRRVRREERSLLLSAARSELFNRVLAARVRAGNWNTPLAGEVWSLNGSRSVFGPEPFSDELASRLAAFDIHPSGPLWGRGELRTRDEAAALELAAIAAEPGAVLCRGLEAAGLEQERRALRFRPMELAWRWLAADALEVSFALPPGGYATTVLAELGEVSSAVAA, via the coding sequence ATGAACGCCAACGACAGCCTCCCGCGCGCCCACGGCGAAACGGTCCTGCGCGCGCGCATGCGCGTGTCGCCCGAGGACTTCTTCGTCGAGGAGTTGCCCAGCTTTGCGCCCAGCGGCAGCGGCGAACACCTGCTGCTGACGGTCGAGAAGCGCGGCATGAATACGGTGTTCGCGGCCAAGCGCATCGCGCAGTGGGCGCGCGTGCCGGAGATGGGTGTCAGCCACGCCGGGCTGAAGGATCGCCATGCCGTCACCCGGCAGCGCTTCAGCGTCCACCTGCCGAAGAAGATCGCGCCCGACCTGGCCGCACTGGAGTCGCCGGACCTGCGGGTGCTGGAACACGCCTGGCACTCGCGCAAGCTGCCGCGCGGCGCACTGGCGGGGAACCGCTTCGTGCTCGCGCTGCGCGATGTCGACGGCGACCGCGATGCGATCGAACAGCGCCTGCAGGCCATCGAGCGCGACGGCGTCCCCAATTACTTCGGCGAACAGCGCTTCGGTCGCGCCGGCGACAACGTGGCGCAGGCACTGGCGATGTTCGGCGGCCGCCGCGTGCGCCGCGAAGAGCGCTCGCTGCTGCTGTCGGCCGCGCGCTCGGAGCTGTTCAACCGCGTGCTGGCCGCACGCGTGCGCGCCGGCAACTGGAACACGCCGCTGGCGGGCGAGGTGTGGTCGCTGAACGGCAGCCGCAGCGTCTTCGGTCCGGAGCCCTTCAGCGACGAACTGGCGAGTCGCCTGGCCGCGTTCGACATCCACCCGAGCGGGCCGTTGTGGGGGCGGGGCGAGTTGCGTACGCGCGATGAGGCCGCCGCGCTGGAGCTGGCGGCCATCGCGGCAGAGCCGGGCGCCGTGCTGTGCCGCGGGCTCGAAGCGGCAGGGCTGGAGCAGGAACGGCGCGCGTTGCGCTTTCGCCCGATGGAGCTGGCGTGGCGCTGGCTCGCCGCGGACGCGCTCGAGGTCTCGTTCGCGCTGCCGCCGGGCGGATATGCCACGACGGTATTGGCAGAACTTGGCGAGGTCAGCTCGGCGGTTGCCGCCTGA
- the ispD gene encoding 2-C-methyl-D-erythritol 4-phosphate cytidylyltransferase, which yields MAAANGIWAVIPAAGRGTRFGGDIPKQYLEVAGRPLIAHALDALLAHPAIAGAVVALAADDARWPGWTLLHGKPLLRCQGGGERADSVLAALRAIPAHVDGGGLVLVHDAARPNLRGGDIDRLVAAAAQHGDGALLAAPVRDTLKRADEQGRVAGTEPRERLWRALTPQAFRRDALVAALESARAAGVVVTDEAMAMERVGAKPLLVEGREDNLKVTTPADLALARYLLSQ from the coding sequence ATGGCCGCGGCGAACGGCATCTGGGCCGTGATTCCCGCCGCCGGCCGCGGCACGCGTTTCGGCGGTGACATTCCCAAGCAATACCTGGAAGTCGCCGGTCGGCCGCTGATCGCGCATGCGCTCGACGCGCTGCTCGCGCATCCGGCGATCGCCGGCGCGGTGGTCGCGCTGGCGGCGGACGACGCGCGCTGGCCGGGCTGGACATTGCTGCACGGCAAGCCGCTGTTGCGCTGCCAAGGCGGCGGCGAGCGCGCCGATTCGGTGCTGGCGGCGTTGCGCGCCATCCCGGCGCACGTCGATGGCGGTGGCCTGGTGCTGGTCCACGACGCGGCACGGCCCAACCTGCGCGGCGGCGACATCGACCGCCTAGTCGCGGCGGCGGCGCAGCACGGCGACGGCGCGCTGCTGGCCGCGCCGGTGCGCGACACGCTCAAGCGTGCCGACGAGCAGGGCCGCGTTGCTGGAACCGAGCCGCGCGAGCGCCTGTGGCGCGCATTGACGCCGCAGGCGTTCCGACGCGACGCGCTGGTGGCGGCGCTGGAAAGCGCACGCGCCGCCGGCGTTGTCGTCACCGACGAGGCGATGGCGATGGAGCGGGTCGGCGCGAAGCCGCTGCTGGTCGAAGGGCGCGAGGACAACCTCAAGGTCACCACGCCGGCCGACCTCGCGTTGGCACGGTACCTGTTGTCGCAGTGA
- a CDS encoding protein-L-isoaspartate(D-aspartate) O-methyltransferase — protein sequence MMMRMKLQPDALGSGMTSQRVRDRLVDRLRETGIRDERVLNAIRTVPRHLFVDEALATRAYEDTALPIGHGQTISQPWVVAKMTEALLEAAPQKVLEIGTGSGYQAAVLAALGLEVHTVERIGELLRTARKRFRALGMNIRSKHDDGRIGWAENGPFDAVLVTAAAPALVDALTAQLAPGGNLIAPVGGAASQSLLKLHKDADGQVTQETLAPVVFVPLLSGMID from the coding sequence ATGATGATGCGCATGAAGTTGCAGCCCGACGCCCTCGGCAGCGGCATGACCTCCCAGCGCGTGCGCGACCGCCTGGTCGACCGCCTGCGCGAAACCGGCATCCGCGACGAACGCGTGCTCAACGCGATCCGCACCGTGCCGCGCCACCTGTTCGTCGACGAGGCGCTGGCGACGCGCGCCTACGAAGACACCGCATTGCCGATCGGCCACGGCCAGACGATCTCGCAGCCGTGGGTAGTGGCGAAGATGACCGAAGCCTTGCTTGAGGCCGCGCCGCAGAAGGTGCTGGAGATCGGCACGGGCTCGGGTTACCAGGCCGCCGTGCTAGCCGCGCTCGGGCTGGAAGTGCACACGGTCGAACGCATCGGCGAGCTGTTGCGCACCGCACGCAAACGCTTCCGCGCGCTGGGCATGAACATCCGCAGCAAACACGACGACGGCCGCATCGGCTGGGCGGAAAACGGCCCGTTCGATGCCGTCCTCGTCACCGCCGCCGCGCCGGCGCTGGTCGATGCGTTGACCGCGCAGCTCGCGCCCGGCGGCAACCTGATCGCACCGGTGGGCGGCGCCGCCTCGCAGTCGCTGCTGAAACTGCACAAGGACGCCGACGGCCAGGTCACGCAGGAAACGCTGGCGCCCGTCGTGTTCGTGCCCCTCCTTTCCGGGATGATCGATTGA
- the surE gene encoding 5'/3'-nucleotidase SurE yields MRVLVSNDDGVDAPGIKVLAARLRAAGHEVMVIAPDRDRSGASNSLTLDMPVRVVQQDAATWRVFGTPTDCVHVAITGMLDVEPDIVVSGINNTANLGDDVIYSGTVAAAMEGRFLGLPAVAVSLVTADHQGQHYESAAHAVVEIIARLVAEPLPADTILNVNVPDLPWESLAGFEATRLGNRHRAEPCIPQRDPRGRQWWWIGPAGPEADSGPGTDFHAVRSGHISITPIQVDLTRYTALEHVASWVHGLAASTGKAA; encoded by the coding sequence ATGCGCGTTCTGGTCAGCAACGACGACGGTGTCGACGCCCCCGGTATCAAGGTCCTCGCCGCGCGACTGCGCGCCGCGGGCCATGAAGTGATGGTGATCGCCCCCGATCGCGACCGCTCGGGGGCGAGCAATTCGCTGACCCTCGACATGCCGGTGCGCGTGGTCCAGCAGGACGCCGCCACCTGGCGGGTGTTCGGGACGCCCACCGACTGCGTGCACGTCGCCATCACCGGCATGCTCGACGTGGAGCCGGACATCGTGGTGTCGGGCATCAACAACACCGCCAACCTGGGCGACGACGTCATCTATTCGGGCACCGTCGCCGCGGCGATGGAAGGGCGTTTCCTCGGCCTGCCCGCGGTGGCCGTGTCGCTGGTCACCGCCGACCACCAGGGCCAGCACTACGAATCCGCCGCGCACGCCGTCGTCGAGATCATCGCGCGGCTGGTGGCCGAGCCGCTGCCGGCCGACACCATCCTCAACGTCAACGTGCCCGACCTGCCGTGGGAAAGCCTCGCCGGCTTCGAGGCCACGCGCTTGGGCAACCGCCACCGCGCCGAGCCGTGCATCCCGCAACGCGATCCGCGCGGGAGGCAATGGTGGTGGATCGGACCCGCCGGCCCGGAGGCCGATTCGGGTCCCGGCACCGATTTCCACGCCGTGCGCAGCGGCCACATCTCGATCACCCCGATCCAGGTCGACCTGACCCGTTACACCGCGCTTGAACACGTGGCCAGCTGGGTCCACGGCCTCGCCGCGTCGACCGGGAAGGCCGCATGA